One Gloeobacter morelensis MG652769 DNA window includes the following coding sequences:
- a CDS encoding DUF488 domain-containing protein, with translation MEIGRLPAPYVQKAIFTFGYGNRKDHADLERYIKEHGIAYIVDVRRMPRAWGQLWYAEQLLDFCRRLGVDYVSKTALGNTSKNEHWIPFDWAKAEVALSEVGQFLADGSVLLLCAELDHRRCHRTGVAETLNRATDVPVKHLV, from the coding sequence ATGGAAATCGGCCGTTTACCAGCCCCGTATGTACAGAAAGCCATATTCACCTTTGGATACGGCAACAGGAAAGACCACGCTGATCTGGAGCGCTACATAAAAGAACACGGCATCGCCTACATCGTTGATGTCAGACGGATGCCACGGGCTTGGGGGCAGCTGTGGTATGCGGAACAACTGCTAGATTTCTGCCGACGCTTAGGCGTCGATTATGTTTCAAAAACCGCCTTGGGAAACACTTCAAAAAACGAACACTGGATCCCTTTCGATTGGGCGAAGGCCGAAGTCGCTTTGAGTGAAGTCGGTCAATTTCTGGCCGACGGCAGTGTCCTGCTGCTATGCGCGGAGTTGGATCACCGCCGATGCCATCGCACAGGGGTCGCCGAGACCCTCAACCGTGCCACCGATGTGCCCGTGAAGCACTTGGTCTGA
- a CDS encoding glycoside hydrolase family 31 protein: protein MPQYFGKLPTNGAPWSVLASVRDLERDGRGITVDCDGPKLRVGVLAPNLVRVCLTPTGAFFPQRSWAASQEDSAWPEVPFSMHQRAGSIEIATERLRVVVEREPCRIACYDRQDRPFACDSAPAMGWHTGAIAAWKAIEAGEHFYGFGERTGLLDKLSQRKTNWTSDALDYGLLTDAMYQAIPFYIALRPGLAYGVYFNTTFRSHFDLGAEEPGRLRLETQGPQLDYYLIYGPTPAEVLATYTALTGKMELPPIWALGYHQCRWSYGNEAEVRELAYEFRSRRIPCDVIHLDIDYMRGYRVFTWSPKRFADPSALIADLADQGFRTVAIVDPGVKYEPEAGYAVFEEGLQKDYFVRQADGRLFHGYVWPDKAVFPDFMRAEVRAWWGSWHKQLTEMGVAGIWNDMNEPAIDDRPFGDGGNKISFPLDAPQGDLAERTTHAETHNLYGQMMVRACREGLTQLRPTERSFVLTRAGFAGVQRYAAVWMGDNQSQWEHLEMSLPMLLNMGLSGVAFVGADIGGFAENATAELFTRWMQVGVLCPLMRAHSALGTARHEPWVFGEPVENICREYIELRYRLLPYLYSLFWRASTAGEPVLRPLLYHYPDDERTYHLHDQVMLGPALMAAPVLRPGVDCRAVYLPEGTWSNWWSGEGHTGPGWILAAAPLERLPLFVRAGAAIPMAPVKQHTGDWPPTGLIWRVWPGCGTGTLYEDDGCSFAYREHQWTLTTVHVEGTRVTFDERHGDHPRPDREVQVELVGRGTQSFHDDGSARQLQFDP from the coding sequence ATGCCGCAGTACTTTGGCAAGTTACCCACCAACGGTGCTCCCTGGTCCGTTCTTGCCAGCGTGCGCGACCTGGAGCGCGACGGGCGGGGGATTACCGTCGATTGCGATGGACCGAAGTTGCGCGTCGGCGTGCTGGCACCCAATCTGGTCCGCGTGTGCCTGACGCCGACGGGGGCATTTTTTCCGCAGCGCTCCTGGGCGGCAAGTCAGGAGGACAGCGCGTGGCCCGAAGTCCCATTTTCGATGCACCAGCGCGCAGGGAGTATCGAGATTGCCACCGAGCGCCTGCGGGTGGTTGTGGAGCGCGAGCCTTGCCGGATTGCCTGCTACGACCGCCAGGATCGCCCCTTTGCCTGCGATAGTGCGCCTGCGATGGGCTGGCATACCGGCGCGATTGCCGCGTGGAAAGCGATCGAAGCCGGGGAGCACTTTTACGGCTTCGGCGAGCGCACCGGCCTGCTCGATAAACTCTCCCAGCGCAAAACCAACTGGACAAGCGACGCCCTCGACTACGGCTTGCTCACCGACGCGATGTACCAGGCGATCCCGTTTTATATCGCCCTGCGGCCGGGGCTGGCCTATGGTGTCTACTTCAACACCACCTTCCGCAGCCACTTCGATCTGGGTGCCGAGGAGCCGGGGCGGCTGCGTCTGGAGACCCAGGGTCCGCAGCTGGATTATTACCTCATCTACGGTCCCACCCCGGCCGAGGTGCTGGCCACCTACACCGCACTGACCGGAAAAATGGAACTGCCGCCCATCTGGGCCTTGGGCTATCACCAGTGCCGCTGGAGCTACGGCAATGAAGCCGAGGTGCGCGAGCTGGCCTATGAATTTCGCAGCCGCCGGATCCCCTGCGACGTCATTCACCTGGATATCGACTATATGCGCGGCTACCGCGTCTTCACCTGGAGCCCGAAACGCTTCGCGGACCCGTCCGCTCTGATCGCGGATCTGGCGGACCAGGGCTTTCGCACCGTCGCCATCGTCGATCCGGGTGTGAAGTACGAACCGGAGGCGGGCTACGCCGTCTTCGAGGAGGGCCTGCAAAAAGACTATTTCGTGCGCCAGGCGGACGGACGGCTCTTTCACGGGTACGTCTGGCCCGACAAGGCCGTCTTTCCGGATTTTATGCGCGCCGAGGTGCGCGCGTGGTGGGGCAGTTGGCACAAACAGCTCACCGAAATGGGCGTCGCCGGCATCTGGAACGATATGAACGAACCGGCCATCGACGATCGCCCCTTCGGCGACGGCGGCAACAAAATCAGCTTTCCCCTCGATGCCCCCCAGGGCGATCTCGCCGAGCGCACCACCCACGCCGAGACCCACAACCTCTACGGACAGATGATGGTGCGCGCCTGCCGCGAGGGATTGACGCAACTCAGGCCCACCGAGCGCTCCTTTGTGCTCACCCGCGCGGGCTTCGCCGGAGTGCAGCGCTACGCCGCAGTCTGGATGGGGGACAACCAGTCGCAGTGGGAGCATCTGGAGATGTCGCTGCCGATGCTCCTTAACATGGGCCTGTCGGGGGTGGCCTTCGTGGGGGCCGACATCGGCGGCTTTGCCGAGAACGCGACGGCGGAACTGTTTACCCGCTGGATGCAGGTGGGCGTACTCTGTCCGCTGATGCGCGCCCACTCGGCCCTCGGCACCGCCCGCCACGAACCCTGGGTCTTTGGCGAGCCGGTCGAAAACATCTGCCGCGAGTACATCGAACTGCGCTACCGGTTGTTGCCCTATCTCTATTCGCTGTTTTGGCGCGCCTCAACGGCAGGGGAGCCCGTTCTAAGACCACTGCTCTACCACTATCCCGACGACGAGCGCACCTACCACCTGCACGACCAGGTCATGCTCGGTCCTGCACTGATGGCCGCCCCGGTGCTGCGGCCCGGGGTCGATTGCCGGGCGGTCTACCTGCCCGAGGGCACCTGGTCCAACTGGTGGAGCGGCGAAGGCCACACGGGGCCGGGCTGGATCCTCGCCGCAGCCCCCCTCGAACGGCTGCCGCTGTTTGTACGGGCGGGGGCTGCCATCCCGATGGCACCGGTGAAGCAGCATACCGGCGACTGGCCGCCCACCGGCTTAATCTGGCGCGTCTGGCCCGGCTGTGGCACCGGCACACTCTACGAGGACGACGGATGCAGCTTCGCCTACCGAGAGCACCAGTGGACGCTCACCACCGTCCACGTCGAGGGCACCCGCGTCACCTTCGACGAACGCCACGGCGACCACCCCAGGCCCGACCGCGAAGTCCAAGTCGAACTGGTCGGCCGGGGAACACAGTCGTTTCACGACGATGGTTCGGCGCGGCAATTGCAATTTGATCCATAA
- a CDS encoding AbrB family transcriptional regulator — MAPLQGRDLLKLIKENQGKSAKQLAELAGYTTTTKSGQKRVKMLAFQSAILQANNISLIPRHEEGEGVRGGRKASYRIQVQQNGNLLIGTAYTRQMGLEPGTEFEIQIGRKHIKLVQLDSPDSPQTNED, encoded by the coding sequence ATGGCACCACTTCAAGGCAGAGATTTACTGAAGTTGATCAAAGAAAATCAAGGCAAAAGTGCCAAGCAGCTTGCCGAACTTGCCGGATACACGACCACCACCAAGTCGGGACAAAAGCGGGTCAAAATGCTCGCCTTTCAAAGTGCAATCTTGCAAGCAAACAATATCTCTCTCATCCCGCGCCACGAAGAGGGCGAAGGGGTGCGCGGCGGACGCAAAGCAAGTTATCGCATCCAGGTTCAGCAAAACGGCAACTTGCTCATCGGTACGGCTTACACGCGGCAAATGGGATTGGAGCCCGGCACGGAGTTTGAAATTCAGATCGGCCGCAAACACATCAAACTTGTGCAACTCGACAGCCCCGACAGCCCCCAGACCAACGAGGATTGA
- a CDS encoding DUF4126 domain-containing protein, whose protein sequence is MLGATSLTRGASSVETGGLANPVLSAVELLGSVLMSALAIFVPVLAALVAAIVVFVLMERRRRFTTAAWGY, encoded by the coding sequence GTGCTCGGAGCTACCAGCCTGACGCGCGGCGCCAGTTCGGTCGAAACCGGTGGACTGGCCAATCCGGTGCTATCTGCTGTTGAACTGTTGGGATCGGTACTGATGTCGGCTTTGGCGATCTTTGTACCGGTGCTCGCCGCGCTGGTGGCGGCGATTGTGGTGTTCGTGCTGATGGAGCGGCGGCGGCGGTTCACCACTGCAGCCTGGGGTTATTAA
- the mtnA gene encoding S-methyl-5-thioribose-1-phosphate isomerase — MTFSAVQSEIRPVQWNGHACVLIDQTVLPGIYRTIEIRTSDQMATAIRTMIVRGAPAIGVAAAFGMVLGWQEAPQDDPITHLERVAATLRATRPTAVNLFWAIDRMLTVARREPSFARLEREATAILEGDIATCRAIGEHGLLALPAAPERLRLLTHCNAGALATAGYGTALGVVRSAHREGRLERVYADETRPRLQGARLTAWELVHERIPVTVLADTMAAHVIGRGLVDAVVVGADRIAANGDTANKIGTCGVAIIAKHYGVPFFVAAPWSTVDGNLPSGDQIPIEQRDSEEMRAIEGVALCPQDVEFYNPAFDVTPAPLITGIIVESGVYAPGELAAAGQAQLGR; from the coding sequence ATGACTTTTAGCGCCGTCCAGTCCGAAATCCGGCCCGTGCAGTGGAATGGGCACGCCTGCGTGCTCATCGATCAAACGGTCCTGCCAGGGATCTACCGCACCATCGAAATTCGCACCAGCGATCAGATGGCCACCGCCATCCGCACGATGATTGTGCGCGGGGCGCCCGCCATCGGGGTGGCCGCCGCCTTCGGCATGGTGCTGGGTTGGCAGGAAGCCCCCCAGGACGATCCGATCACCCACCTGGAGCGGGTGGCCGCCACCCTGCGCGCCACCCGGCCTACCGCCGTCAATTTGTTCTGGGCTATCGACCGGATGCTCACCGTCGCACGCCGGGAGCCGAGCTTCGCGCGCCTGGAGCGCGAGGCGACGGCCATCCTCGAAGGGGACATCGCCACCTGCCGCGCCATCGGTGAGCACGGCCTTCTAGCCCTGCCCGCCGCCCCCGAGCGGTTGCGCCTGCTCACCCACTGCAACGCCGGAGCGCTCGCCACCGCCGGTTACGGCACCGCCCTCGGGGTGGTGCGCTCCGCCCACCGCGAGGGCAGACTCGAGCGCGTCTATGCCGACGAGACCCGTCCGCGCCTGCAGGGGGCGCGCCTCACCGCCTGGGAACTGGTGCACGAGCGCATCCCGGTCACGGTCCTGGCCGACACGATGGCCGCCCACGTCATCGGCCGGGGGCTGGTGGACGCGGTGGTGGTGGGGGCCGACCGGATCGCCGCCAACGGCGACACCGCCAACAAGATTGGCACCTGCGGCGTGGCGATCATCGCCAAGCACTACGGTGTACCCTTCTTTGTAGCCGCTCCCTGGTCGACGGTGGACGGCAATCTGCCGAGCGGAGACCAGATCCCGATCGAACAGCGCGACAGCGAAGAGATGCGCGCCATCGAAGGGGTGGCCCTCTGCCCGCAGGACGTCGAATTTTATAATCCCGCCTTCGATGTCACCCCTGCCCCTCTCATCACCGGGATCATCGTCGAGAGCGGCGTCTACGCACCCGGCGAACTCGCGGCAGCCGGACAGGCGCAGCTTGGCCGCTAG
- the dxs gene encoding 1-deoxy-D-xylulose-5-phosphate synthase — MNLSDLSHPNQLRDLSVSQLARLAQQIRDKHLQTVAATGGHLGPGLGVVELTLALYKTLDLDRDRVVWDVGHQAYPHKMLTGRYANFHTLRQKDGLAGYLKRAESPFDCWGAGHASTSISAALGMALARDFQGLNRKVVAIIGDGALTGGMALEALNHAGHLSKTNLMVILNDNEMSISENVGGLSLYLNRLRTDPALRQIRSNLETQLRNIPLVGPTFSPEFERFKDTVKYMTMTRSKAGVIFEELGFTYLGPIDGHNLGDLIETFEFAHALPGPVFLHTITVKGKGYEVAEQNQIKYHAQSAFDLATGKAKPASKPTPPAYTSVFAQTLVKLAEQNEKIVGITAAMPTGTGLDKFKERFADRYFDVGIAEQHAVTMAAGLAADGMRPVAAIYSTFLQRAFDQIVHDVAIQDLPVFFCLDRAGVVGEDGPTHHGVFDLAYLRQIPGLVVMAPKDEAELQRMMVTGIQYTKGPIAVRYPRGSGSGAPLMAEGWDPVPVGKAEMLRSGDDLLIVAIGTMVHPSLQAAALLSEHGIDATVVNARFAKPLDTELLLPLARRIGRVVTVEEGCRMGGFGSAVLEALMDGGIAVPTLRIGIDDKFVTHASRSQLLDLLGLTPSGIAKTIRESLSTEPVSAPRA; from the coding sequence ATGAATCTGAGCGATCTTTCCCACCCGAACCAGCTGCGCGATCTTTCTGTCTCTCAACTCGCCCGACTGGCCCAGCAAATTCGCGACAAGCACCTGCAGACGGTGGCGGCGACGGGTGGTCACCTCGGCCCCGGCCTGGGGGTGGTCGAATTGACCCTGGCTCTCTACAAGACGCTCGATCTCGACCGCGACCGGGTGGTATGGGACGTGGGCCACCAGGCTTACCCCCACAAGATGCTCACCGGGCGCTACGCGAACTTTCATACCCTGCGCCAAAAAGACGGCCTCGCCGGTTACCTCAAGCGCGCCGAGAGCCCCTTCGACTGCTGGGGGGCGGGTCACGCCTCCACGAGCATCTCAGCGGCTTTGGGGATGGCCCTGGCGCGGGACTTCCAGGGGCTCAACCGCAAAGTCGTGGCGATCATCGGCGACGGGGCGCTCACCGGCGGCATGGCCCTCGAAGCGCTCAACCACGCCGGCCACCTGAGCAAGACCAACCTGATGGTCATCCTCAACGACAACGAAATGTCCATTTCCGAAAACGTCGGGGGACTGTCGCTCTATCTCAACCGGTTGCGCACCGACCCGGCCCTGCGCCAGATCCGCAGCAACCTCGAAACGCAACTGCGCAACATTCCGCTGGTCGGCCCCACCTTCAGCCCCGAATTCGAGCGCTTCAAAGACACCGTCAAGTACATGACCATGACCCGCTCGAAGGCGGGGGTCATCTTCGAAGAACTGGGCTTCACTTACCTGGGTCCCATCGACGGCCACAACCTGGGCGATTTGATCGAAACCTTTGAATTTGCCCATGCGCTGCCGGGGCCGGTCTTCTTGCACACGATCACCGTCAAGGGCAAGGGCTACGAGGTGGCCGAGCAAAATCAGATCAAATACCACGCCCAGAGTGCTTTTGATCTGGCCACCGGCAAGGCCAAACCGGCCAGCAAACCGACCCCGCCCGCCTACACATCGGTTTTCGCCCAGACCCTGGTGAAACTTGCCGAGCAAAACGAAAAGATCGTGGGCATCACCGCCGCGATGCCCACCGGCACCGGCCTCGACAAATTCAAAGAGCGCTTTGCCGATCGTTACTTCGATGTGGGCATCGCCGAGCAGCACGCCGTGACGATGGCGGCGGGCCTGGCTGCCGACGGGATGCGTCCGGTGGCGGCCATCTACTCGACGTTCCTGCAGCGCGCCTTCGATCAGATCGTCCACGACGTGGCGATTCAGGATCTACCGGTCTTCTTCTGCCTCGATCGCGCCGGAGTGGTGGGCGAGGACGGCCCCACCCACCACGGCGTCTTCGACCTGGCCTACCTGCGCCAAATTCCTGGTCTGGTGGTGATGGCCCCCAAGGACGAGGCCGAATTGCAGCGAATGATGGTGACCGGCATCCAGTACACCAAGGGACCCATCGCCGTGCGCTACCCGCGCGGCTCGGGCTCCGGCGCGCCGCTGATGGCCGAGGGCTGGGATCCGGTACCGGTAGGTAAAGCCGAGATGCTGCGCAGCGGCGACGACTTGCTCATCGTGGCGATAGGCACGATGGTCCATCCGTCGCTGCAGGCGGCGGCGCTGCTGAGCGAACACGGCATCGACGCGACGGTGGTCAACGCCCGCTTCGCCAAGCCCCTCGACACCGAATTGCTGTTGCCTCTGGCCCGCCGCATCGGCCGGGTGGTAACGGTCGAAGAAGGCTGCCGCATGGGCGGCTTCGGCTCGGCGGTGCTCGAAGCGCTCATGGACGGCGGGATTGCCGTGCCAACCCTCAGAATCGGCATCGACGACAAATTTGTCACCCACGCCAGCCGCTCGCAACTCCTCGACCTGCTGGGATTGACCCCGAGCGGCATTGCCAAAACGATCCGCGAAAGCCTGTCCACCGAACCGGTAAGCGCCCCGCGCGCCTGA
- the aroF gene encoding 3-deoxy-7-phosphoheptulonate synthase, with product MIVIMRPEATEADIAAVCQRANEMGLAGHPCYGVQQATISIIGFDESFSPGDFSSLGGVDRVVRVSTPHKLASRQSGLPATAIKIAPGITVGSGLTFVAGPCSVESREHIVHTARLVKAGGASMLRAGAFKPRTSPYQFRGLGEAGLDYLAEAGAAAGLPVVTEVMTPAMVEKVAARADVLQIGTRNMQNYDLLLAVGRTDKPVLLKRGMSATLTEFLLAAEYILSAGNPNVILCERGIRTFETHTRNTLDLSAVPALKTLTHLPVVVDPSHGTGRRELVLPMARAAVACGADGLLVEVHPDPDRSISDAQQAISPEMFAQLVRDCQAIFGALHPENARTTV from the coding sequence ATGATCGTCATTATGCGTCCGGAAGCCACCGAGGCCGACATTGCGGCCGTGTGCCAGCGCGCCAACGAAATGGGTCTGGCGGGTCACCCCTGCTACGGTGTGCAGCAGGCGACAATCAGCATCATCGGCTTCGATGAATCCTTCTCGCCAGGAGATTTCAGCAGCCTGGGCGGGGTGGACCGGGTGGTGCGGGTGAGCACGCCCCACAAGCTCGCCAGCCGCCAGAGCGGCCTACCGGCAACAGCGATCAAGATTGCCCCCGGTATCACCGTCGGCAGTGGCCTCACCTTCGTGGCCGGTCCCTGTTCGGTCGAAAGCCGCGAGCACATTGTGCACACCGCCCGGCTGGTGAAGGCGGGCGGCGCCTCGATGCTGCGGGCCGGGGCTTTCAAGCCGCGCACTTCGCCCTACCAGTTTCGCGGTCTGGGCGAAGCGGGCCTCGATTACCTGGCTGAAGCCGGGGCGGCGGCGGGGTTGCCGGTGGTCACCGAGGTGATGACCCCGGCGATGGTCGAGAAGGTGGCCGCGCGCGCGGACGTGCTGCAGATCGGCACCCGCAACATGCAAAATTACGATTTGCTCCTGGCAGTCGGGCGCACCGACAAGCCGGTATTGCTCAAGCGGGGCATGTCCGCGACCCTGACGGAATTTTTGCTCGCCGCCGAGTACATCCTCTCGGCGGGCAACCCGAATGTGATCCTTTGCGAGCGGGGCATCCGCACCTTCGAGACCCACACCCGCAATACCCTCGATCTCTCGGCGGTGCCCGCCCTCAAGACGCTCACCCACCTGCCGGTGGTGGTGGACCCGAGCCACGGCACGGGGCGACGCGAACTGGTGCTGCCGATGGCCCGCGCTGCTGTTGCCTGCGGTGCCGATGGGCTGCTAGTCGAAGTGCACCCCGATCCGGATCGCTCGATTAGCGACGCTCAACAGGCGATCTCCCCGGAGATGTTCGCCCAATTGGTGCGCGATTGCCAGGCGATCTTCGGCGCTCTGCACCCGGAGAACGCCAGAACGACCGTGTAA
- the nadA gene encoding quinolinate synthase NadA, with the protein MLTIQRPAIDPRLDLFAEIERLKRELNAVILAHYYQDPDIQDVADYIGDSLGLSRQAAATDAQVIVFAGVHFMAETAKILNPTKQVLLPDLAAGCSLSDNCPPDRFAEFLRAYPGHTVISYINCSAAVKALSDIICTSANAVAIVNQIPKDQPIVFAPDRNLGRYVMAQSGREMVLWPGTCIVHETFSERKLIALKVRHPDARVIAHPECEPAVLRHADFVGSTTALLKYAGTSDGHAFIVVTEAGILHQMQKAHPDKRFIPAPPEADCACNECPFMRLNTLEKLYLCMRDRTPEITLDEATRLRALAPIERMLAMSPK; encoded by the coding sequence ATGCTCACCATCCAACGTCCCGCCATCGATCCCCGATTGGATCTATTTGCTGAGATCGAGCGGCTCAAGCGCGAGTTGAACGCAGTCATCCTGGCGCACTACTACCAGGATCCCGACATCCAGGATGTGGCCGACTACATCGGCGACTCGCTCGGCCTCTCGCGCCAGGCCGCCGCCACCGACGCCCAGGTGATTGTCTTCGCGGGTGTGCACTTTATGGCCGAGACCGCCAAGATTCTCAACCCCACCAAACAGGTGCTCCTGCCGGATCTGGCCGCCGGCTGCTCGCTTTCTGACAACTGCCCGCCCGACCGGTTCGCCGAATTTCTGCGGGCCTACCCGGGCCACACCGTCATCTCTTACATCAACTGCTCGGCGGCGGTCAAGGCCCTCAGCGACATCATCTGCACCTCGGCCAACGCCGTGGCCATCGTCAATCAGATCCCCAAAGACCAGCCGATTGTCTTTGCCCCCGACCGCAACCTGGGCCGCTATGTGATGGCGCAGAGCGGGCGGGAGATGGTGCTGTGGCCGGGGACGTGCATCGTGCACGAGACTTTTTCGGAGCGCAAGCTGATCGCCCTCAAGGTGCGCCACCCCGACGCCCGGGTGATCGCCCACCCCGAGTGCGAACCGGCGGTGCTGCGCCACGCCGACTTTGTCGGTTCGACCACCGCTCTACTCAAGTACGCGGGCACCAGCGACGGTCATGCCTTTATCGTGGTCACCGAGGCGGGCATCTTGCACCAGATGCAAAAAGCCCACCCCGACAAGCGCTTCATCCCAGCGCCGCCCGAGGCCGATTGCGCCTGCAACGAGTGCCCGTTCATGCGCCTCAACACCCTTGAGAAGCTCTACCTGTGCATGCGCGACCGCACCCCCGAGATCACCCTCGACGAAGCCACCCGCCTGCGCGCCCTCGCTCCCATCGAGCGGATGCTCGCGATGAGCCCGAAATAA